From Bradyrhizobium symbiodeficiens, the proteins below share one genomic window:
- a CDS encoding GCG_CRPN prefix-to-repeats domain-containing protein yields the protein MKYLLAAAMLASAVVGFSEAASAAEGCGRGFYRGPYGHCRPMRGAVVVRPAPVYVAPPVVVVPRARVCPYGFRWYAGRCRPF from the coding sequence ATGAAATACCTGTTAGCCGCCGCCATGCTCGCCAGCGCGGTCGTCGGTTTCAGCGAGGCCGCCAGCGCCGCCGAGGGCTGCGGCCGAGGGTTCTATCGCGGTCCCTATGGACATTGCCGCCCGATGCGCGGCGCGGTCGTGGTGCGCCCGGCCCCCGTGTATGTAGCCCCGCCGGTCGTCGTCGTGCCCCGCGCGCGCGTGTGCCCGTATGGCTTCCGCTGGTACGCCGGCCGCTGCCGCCCGTTCTGA
- a CDS encoding twin-arginine translocation signal domain-containing protein, with protein sequence MERRNFLKLALGVTAGAAAFAATAQAAPLSPQPVGDPTRMPQGNPDAHPAVTTSEEAAKLAPEQVHWHGHHRHWGWHRRHWRRHHRRWHRRHW encoded by the coding sequence ATGGAGCGCCGGAATTTTTTGAAACTTGCATTGGGTGTGACGGCGGGTGCCGCCGCCTTCGCCGCGACCGCGCAGGCCGCGCCGTTGTCGCCGCAGCCGGTCGGCGATCCCACGCGCATGCCGCAAGGCAACCCCGACGCTCATCCTGCCGTCACCACCAGCGAGGAAGCCGCCAAGCTTGCGCCCGAACAGGTGCACTGGCATGGCCATCACCGCCACTGGGGCTGGCACCGCCGTCATTGGCGCCGGCATCACCGGCGCTGGCACCGTCGCCATTGGTAA
- a CDS encoding glutathione S-transferase family protein gives MADLTLTTFNWVPQAPRGFVRDLRVRWALEEAALPYRVASAPFDDRGAAHFAHQPFGQVPWLTDGDLSIFETGAILLHLGGLSEKLMPTDPRGRTETTEWVFAALNSVEMASLPWGMSKFMGHPTDTAAWKFVDDFLKLRLKHLDPVLAGREWLAGSFSVADILMADVLRVIDGFDALADSPACRAYVARATARPAFAKAHADQMAHFAAADRARS, from the coding sequence ATGGCCGACCTTACCCTGACCACCTTCAATTGGGTTCCCCAAGCGCCGCGCGGGTTCGTGCGCGACCTCCGCGTGCGCTGGGCGCTCGAAGAGGCCGCCTTGCCCTATCGCGTCGCCAGCGCCCCGTTTGACGATCGCGGGGCCGCACATTTCGCCCACCAGCCGTTCGGCCAGGTGCCGTGGCTGACCGATGGCGATCTCTCGATCTTCGAGACCGGCGCGATCCTGCTGCATCTCGGCGGGCTCAGCGAGAAGCTGATGCCCACCGATCCGCGCGGTCGCACAGAGACGACGGAATGGGTGTTCGCGGCGCTCAATTCGGTGGAGATGGCCAGCCTGCCCTGGGGAATGTCGAAGTTCATGGGACATCCGACCGACACGGCGGCGTGGAAATTCGTCGATGACTTCCTCAAGCTGCGCCTCAAGCATCTCGACCCGGTGCTGGCAGGGCGCGAATGGCTGGCGGGATCCTTCTCCGTCGCCGACATCCTGATGGCGGACGTGCTGCGCGTCATCGATGGCTTCGACGCGCTGGCGGACAGCCCTGCCTGCCGCGCCTACGTCGCGCGTGCGACGGCCCGCCCGGCGTTCGCCAAGGCCCATGCCGACCAGATGGCGCATTTCGCTGCGGCGGATAGAGCGCGCTCGTAA
- a CDS encoding acyl-CoA carboxylase subunit beta — MKHILDALEDRRAGAKLGGGEKRIEAQHARGKLTARERIELLLDKGSFEEFDMFVEHRSTEFGMEKNKVPGDGVVTGWGTVNGRKTFVFAKDFTVFGGSLSETHALKITKLQDMAMKARAPIIGLYDAGGARIQEGVAALAGYSYVFRRNVLASGVIPQISVIMGPCAGGDVYSPAMTDFIFMVKNTSYMFVTGPDVVKTVTNEVVTAEELGGASVHATRSSIADGAFENDVETLLQMRRLIDFLPSNNSDGVPEWPSFDDIERVDMSLDTLIPDNPNKPYDMKELILKVVDEGDFFEIADLFAKNIVTGFGRIAGRTVGFVANQPMVLAGVLDSDASRKAARFVRFCDAFNIPIVTFVDVPGFLPGTAQEYGGLIKHGAKLLFAYSQCTVPLVTIITRKAYGGAFDVMASKEIGADMNYAWPTAQIAVMGAKGAVEIIFRSDIGDPDKIAARTKEYEDRFLSPFIAAERGYIDDVIMPHSTRKRIARALSMLKDKKVETPAKKHDNLPL; from the coding sequence ATGAAACACATCCTGGACGCCCTTGAAGATCGTCGCGCCGGCGCCAAGCTCGGCGGCGGGGAGAAGCGCATCGAGGCGCAGCACGCCCGCGGCAAGCTGACCGCGCGTGAGCGCATCGAGCTGCTGCTCGACAAGGGGTCGTTCGAGGAGTTCGACATGTTCGTCGAGCACCGCTCCACCGAATTCGGCATGGAGAAGAACAAGGTGCCCGGCGACGGCGTCGTCACGGGGTGGGGCACCGTCAACGGCCGCAAGACTTTTGTCTTCGCCAAGGATTTCACCGTGTTCGGTGGCTCGCTGTCCGAGACCCACGCGCTGAAGATCACCAAGCTGCAGGACATGGCGATGAAGGCGCGGGCGCCCATCATCGGCCTCTATGATGCGGGCGGCGCCCGCATCCAGGAGGGCGTCGCAGCGCTCGCCGGCTATTCCTACGTGTTCCGCCGCAACGTGCTCGCCTCGGGGGTGATCCCGCAGATCTCCGTCATCATGGGCCCCTGCGCCGGCGGCGACGTCTATTCGCCCGCCATGACCGACTTCATTTTCATGGTGAAGAACACCAGCTACATGTTCGTCACCGGCCCCGACGTGGTGAAGACCGTCACTAATGAGGTGGTCACCGCCGAGGAGCTCGGCGGCGCCTCGGTGCACGCGACGCGCTCCTCGATCGCCGACGGCGCCTTCGAGAACGATGTCGAGACCCTCTTGCAGATGCGTCGCCTGATCGACTTCCTGCCGTCCAACAACAGCGACGGCGTGCCGGAATGGCCGAGCTTCGACGATATCGAGCGGGTCGACATGTCCCTGGACACGCTGATCCCCGACAATCCGAACAAGCCCTACGACATGAAGGAGCTGATCCTGAAGGTCGTGGACGAGGGCGATTTCTTCGAAATCGCGGATTTGTTCGCCAAGAACATCGTCACCGGCTTCGGTCGCATCGCCGGCCGCACCGTCGGCTTCGTCGCCAACCAGCCGATGGTGCTGGCCGGCGTGCTCGACTCTGACGCTTCGCGCAAGGCTGCGCGCTTCGTCCGCTTCTGCGACGCCTTCAACATCCCGATCGTCACCTTCGTCGATGTGCCGGGCTTCCTGCCGGGCACCGCGCAGGAATATGGCGGCCTGATCAAGCACGGCGCCAAGCTGCTGTTCGCCTATTCGCAGTGCACCGTGCCGCTGGTGACCATCATCACCCGGAAGGCCTATGGCGGCGCCTTCGACGTCATGGCGTCCAAGGAAATCGGCGCCGACATGAACTACGCCTGGCCGACCGCCCAGATTGCGGTGATGGGCGCCAAGGGCGCGGTCGAGATCATCTTCCGCAGCGACATCGGCGACCCCGACAAGATCGCCGCCCGCACCAAGGAATACGAAGACCGCTTCCTGTCGCCCTTCATTGCCGCTGAGCGCGGCTACATCGACGACGTCATCATGCCGCACTCGACCCGCAAGCGGATCGCTAGGGCGCTGTCGATGCTGAAGGACAAGAAGGTGGAAACACCGGCGAAGAAGCACGACAATTTGCCGTTGTGA
- a CDS encoding DUF4260 domain-containing protein — translation MSDGTAETGAATGGVNILLRMEGLTLFIGMVMLYWAWDGSWLVFALLFLVPDLSFLAYLADAKFGALVYNAAHSYMAPVSLLTLGFGLASPLTLSIALIWLAHIGIDRALGYGLKYSAGFGFTHLGRIGRQKDA, via the coding sequence ATGAGCGACGGAACGGCCGAGACTGGCGCGGCAACGGGCGGGGTCAACATCCTGCTGCGGATGGAAGGCCTGACCCTGTTTATCGGGATGGTGATGCTCTACTGGGCCTGGGACGGCTCCTGGCTGGTCTTTGCCCTGCTCTTCCTGGTCCCCGATCTGAGCTTCCTGGCATACCTTGCCGACGCCAAATTCGGCGCGCTGGTCTACAATGCGGCCCACAGCTACATGGCGCCGGTGTCGCTGCTGACGCTGGGCTTCGGCCTCGCCTCGCCCCTCACTCTGTCCATCGCCTTGATCTGGCTCGCCCATATCGGCATCGACCGGGCGCTGGGCTATGGCCTGAAATATTCTGCCGGGTTCGGATTCACCCATCTGGGGCGGATCGGGCGGCAGAAGGACGCCTGA